The genomic region TAGCAATCAATTACTTTACAATCATAGTGCGGGTAGCCTTTTCGCTTCCTACAATTACAGTGTAAGTATAGATTCCTGAAGCCAAATCACTACCATCAATTGACAGGGTATTTAAACCAGTCTGTAAATTATCGTAAGTGTTCGTCATCAACAGTTTTCCAACAATGCTATATACTTCAACTGTTACAGTAGAAGACTTAACAAGGTTCAGATTAAACTGAGTTGATCCATTGAAAGGATTTGGGAAATTCTGTCCCAGAGTGAAGCTGGTAGTAACAGTGTTCTCATTGATACTGGAAGTAACATAATTCGCTACAGGGAAGGAAGCACTTGCTTCTGTAAATGCAGGATCACATACTTCAAGACCATCAAGATACTTGTGATTGATATCTACGCCAATGTTGATTGGAACTTCAAGGTAAGAAACAGGAATTTTATAACATCCGGCTGTAGCACCATCCAATGTGAAAGGCGATACGTTTCCGAATAAACAAGCACCATCTGCATTTGATCCTGCAGTCAGGTTGATTTCAGAAGTCCAAAGACCAGTAGTAACGTTGAATGCTCTGCAGATTGCATTTGGCAGAACGTTATCCTGTAATCCGGGAGTTAATGTAGTGTCAGTATCAAACCATACAAAGAATAATTTAGTACCATCCAATGTACGAGCAATCTGAGGACGGCTATCTTCTGCAAGATTGTTAGTACCATCTGTAAATTCTCCACGGAAAGTTAAAGGCAAACCTAAAGCTTCAGCACTCCAGGTAGTTCCACCATCTGTAGTGAAAATATCAAATACACCCCAGTTACCTGTACCGGAGTTGATAGAGAATGGAGAAGTAGCCTGAGGACCTACTGCAACAAAGATGTGTGCGTTGTTGTTTGCATCTACAGCCATGTCAATTTCGAACGCACAAGTGTAACCGGTTACAGATGTATCAAATTGAAAGAAGGTCTCAAAACTGAACATGTCCAAAGCAGCTACTTTATTCCATGTAGCTCCATTGTCAGTTGTTTTGAAAATTGTAGGATATAAGAAACTATCAGGATCCACAGTATAAGATTCATGACCTAACAAAGCTACATACCCTGTTCCACCTGTACCCCATGCAATGCTAGTCGCTGTCAATTGAGGAGCACCGCCTGCATCACGTAAATCAAATGGAGCAGCTACAGAATTATAAGTATAGCTGTAATCTCCGGCATTCCATACACCTTTCGCTAACAAAATATTACCATTGTAACCACCTGCAGCATCAATGTAACCGGTAGAAGTCCAGAAAGAATTATCATCAGTATTCAAAGCACCACCATCAGGAATAAGGTATGAAGTACTGGTATCTTCCGTAGAAGTTGGAGTACCACCGCCTGTTAAAGCGCTTGACCCATGAACTAGTCCGCCCCAACCCACATTTAAACCAGCCAATGAAGGTGCAAAGTAAGAAACGAATGCATTAGCTGGAGTAGTATTTCCAACAGCATTGTATATCATACCTTGTGGGTAACGCGCATTAAATAAAGGAGCAGTAGCAGAATAAATAGGACCTTGATTAGCACTCCAGGTAGCTCCGGCATCCGAAGAATAACCATAACGTAAAAATCCACTGGTTGCATCACCGGTAACTGTTGGTGAGGAACGGTAAACCATAGAAACACAGTTTACAACAGGATGTGCAAATAATGTAGTTTTAGCACCGAAAGCAGTACCGAAAGCATTACCTGAATTACCAATATCAATTACTGTAACAGCTTGAGTACTTGGAATACCGGTCTTCTTTCTGACAACAGCAGGCTTGGGATTGTTTGAAGGAGTTGTTTTCGTCTCTCCATTCACTAATTGACCTTTTTGAGTTGCAGAAAATCCGCTCAGACCAACGCCGGGGGATAACTGCTGAGCCATTGCATTTACGCTAAGTGTAAGTACAAGACCACATGTAAGTAGTTTTTTCATCATTAATTTGATTTTAAGTTTGTATATGTTTTAAGGTTTTTATTGTTTGAACTGTGGGTAAAGGTATGCATAAAACATACGATTTCAGGTTAAACTCAGTTTTTTTACTTTACAATCACAAAAATAATATTTTTTGGTTAATTAAAATTAAACCCTGTTTTTAAAAATCTTCATCTTTGAAATTTACTTCCCAGTTGTGAATTATATTACTGATTTACAATTAATTATATCATTAATGGTGTGTTGAAAAATAGTGAAAAAAGAATACTGTTACTAACAAACAGGAGTAGAATAACCACGTCTTCCATTGAAGATATTCAGAAATTGGAATCTTCATTTTAACATGTACATAAATTGCTAAACAGCATTTTTCAGCAATAAATGCTGCTAAAGTGCCAATGGCAATTCCAATGATCCCTAATTTTAACATTAAAAAATAACTGACCAGGATATTTACTGTTATTTCTACCAGGGCAATTTTAAAAATGACATTGTTTTTTCCCGCTGCGATGACCAAGGTCTGTGGAAAAACAACCCTACTTATTAATAAAAGTAAATAAGTGTTAAAAATCACTGCACTGGAAGAAAACTCCGCTCTAAATACTATAGGATAGAAATAATTACTGGTCAGTAACAATACAATAGTTATAGGGTACAATAAGTGCATTAACCTGCCGGATTCCTTTTTCAATTGATTTAACCCGGCTTTATCAAACCTGGCCGCTGCAAGTTTGGGAACCAAAGCATTGCTTATCGCTCCGGAAAGTAAGACGGCGAGTGGCAACTCTTTGGCGCCATATCTGAAGATGGCAAAAGCATCACTTCCGAAATGGGTACTGACCAATAACCCATCTACGTATTCTGCAGATCCGGAAATCAACAGACTGAAAATTAAAGGAAGTGAAAATAGGATTTGGTCAAAGATCATTTTAAAATTCAACTGCAGTTGGCTACATCCGGTTAGTAAGCGGTGCAAAACTATGTTTTTGACAACGGCCAATACTATTAGGCAATAAAAACTGTATTCTAATCCATAGCCCAAATATACAGGAGCAACTACTGCACTAACATAGGCTATTAAATTTATCAATCCATATTTGAGAAGTCCGATTGTTCGGTTGGTCAAGAGGAGCAAATGTTCAATTAAAAAAGTGGGGTTGTTAAGGAAAATATAAAGTAGCATTAAGGGATAATAATCAACGGCTTCATCAGGTAAAAGTCGCTGTGCAGTCTGATTGAAAATAAGGAGGAAGAGCAGAAGTAAAGAATTCAATAAATAAAGTGAGCAAGCTGTATTAAATAAATGTGACTGATTACCCGCTTCAATAGATTTATTATAGCTGGACAATAACCCATTCAAAAGTCCGGACACCCAAAAAAAACTGACTGCACCGGAAAAAAAAATTAAACTTTCGTAAGATCCTATATCGCGAATATTCATTTTACTTTTAGCCAGTAAAATGCCCGTAATTAATATAGTTAAAAACCTCAGAATCTGAAAAATCTGAAAACTCCTGACAGTATCAATTTGCTTAATGAAATTTATAATTTTTTTCACCTCAGCTCTTGTAGTTTTTTAAAGCGCAACCTTAGACTATTACCAATGACAATAACATCTGAAAATGCCATGGAAAGTGATGCAAGCATTGGACTTAATAAACCGGCCGCGGCCATAGGAATAGCAACAATATTATATAGCAAAGCCCAAAATAAGTTTTGTCGTATAGTGCGTATAGTATGTTTTGACATTAAATGAATTTGTATCAATGCCTTCAATTCCCCTTTTCCAACAAGCACAATCTCAGCAGTTTGTTTTGCAATTTCTGTCCCGCTATTCATAGCAATTCCAACGGAGGCTACCGCTAATGAAGAAGCATCATTAATGCCATCACCTACCATCGCCACTTTGGATCTCAATTGCAAGTCCCGGATAACCGCCTCTTTTTCATGGGGTAATTTTTCTGCATATACCATTTCAATTTCAAGTTCTTTTGCAAGTCTATCACAGATATGCTTTCGGTCTCCGCTAAGTAGAACAGTATTAATTCCATTTTGTTTAAAATACTGAACAAGTTCTCTTGCATCGGGCCGAACAACATCTTCAAAATCTATTTCTGCTAATAACTCATTGTTTTGAGTAAGATATACCTGATGCTGTTCTTTTCCATTCTCCATTCCGGTAAATTGAGCTGAACCCGCTTTATATATATTACCTTCCTTATCCACTGCCTTTATTCCTGAACCGGGTATTTCTTTTATTTCAGAGAATAAAATAGGGTAGGGAGCCTTAACTGCAGAAAAATGCTTTGAAAGAGTTGCGGCTAAGGGGTGAGTAGAGTATTGTTCCAGAGTTCCCATCAGGTAGCCGACGAGACTTTTGTCAGCAAGGAAATTGATTTTTTTAATGGAAATCTTTCCTTCTGTTAATGTCCCTGTTTTATCAAAAACTATCGTGTCGATTTGTTGCAACCGCTCCATGGTTTCGCCACCTTTCACTAATATACCGTTTTTTGCTGATCGGCCAATACCTACGGCAACAGCTGTTGGAGTGGCAAGTCCCATGGCACACGGGCAGGAAATCACCAATACAGCAATGCTCCGAAGCAGCGATTCACTCGCGGTAAGGTCGAGGTAGAAGAAGGATACCAGAAAGGTAATCACTGAAATTACAATTACGATTGGAACAAACCATGCGCTAACCTGATCACCTATTCTTTGTATTTCTGGTTTCTGCAGCGCTGATTTTTTTACTGTTTCAATCATTCTGCTTAGAATAGTTTCCGATCCTGCCTGCTGAACCAGTACTTTAATATGACCACTTTGGAGAATAGTCCCACTCATGACCAATTCGTCAACTGTTTTCTCTACAGGCATGCTTTCCCCGGTCATCATCGATTGATCGATAGCGGCCTTCCCTTCATAAATGACACCGTCCGCCGGAATTTTTTCACCGGTATTAATTAGTATAAGATCATTCACACGTAAGTAGGCTGCAGCTATTTCCCTGGTGGTTTCGTGAGCAGTTAATGCGTTTTCAATGATTCGGGCTGTCTGAGGTTGAATCCGTATTAATGCTTCAAGTGCAGATTGTGTTTTTTTAAGACTGCGTCGCTCAATAATATTACCGAGTAATAACAATGTAATTATTGTGGCAGAGGTTTCGAAAAACAAATAATCAGCGGCCTTCACATCTCCAAAATGAAGATACCATCCAAAACAAGAGTATATATAGGCAGCGGATGAACCCAGTGTAATTAACACATCCATATTCGGACTACCGCTTTTCAAAGAGCCCCAGGCACTCCTTCCAAAATGAAGTAGTCCGATGAGCATGACCGGTGTAGCCAGAATAAATTGCACAAGGGGTAAATGGAGAAAATGCCAGTCCACAAACATATGAAGGAAAAGAGGTAATGTTAAAAGAAGACAACATCCAAAACGAAAGTCAAGTGAAGCGACTATTTCCGATATTTTACTTATTTTTTTCTCCTCTCCTTCCTTACCTGCACTATATCCCAAACTATTGATGGCTGTTACAATCTGATCAATTCCAATACCTGACACGGTATCAAGTTCCAGCACGCCTGATTCATAATCAATATGAACATTTGTCATCCCCTTCTTTTCAAGATGTCTGGCAATGCCCTGTGCGCAACTTGAACAGGTCATTCCACCTACTTTTAAGACCACTTTTTCCATCAGATAGCAAAATTAACTTTATAGGTCACAACCAACCCCGGGAGGATGGTTTTGAAATCTATTTTATTCATCCCTTTGCTGGTTTTTTTAGAAACATTACATTTGCACCCTTCAAACGGTGGATGTAGCTCAGTTGGTTAGAGCGCTAGTTTGTGGCACTGGAGGTCGGGGGTTCGAGACCCCTCATTCACCCTAAGCGGGGTCATTGTAAAATGACTCCGCTTTTTTGTAATCTACTGTAATTCAACACCAATTTATAAAATACAACGAGGTGACTTCCTCAATCAGTAGTCTGTATTATTAACTGATTTATTCTTCCAGATAGTATAGATAAGTTCAGGAATCTTTCTTGTAAATATTCACTTTCTATATTTTTTCGGAGATATTAACAGGCCCAAACGATGTTTATTCGTTAAAAATCAGGAATTGTTAATAACTTGATAATAGTAAATAAAAGATTTTCTAATGATTTGACTCCAAAGTATCTTTGCAAAATCAACAAAAAATCCATTATGTCATCAGCTACTCAACAACCATCCAATCAAAACACCTATGAACGCCAACTTGAAGATTGGATCGAACAGGAAAAAGCAGCCATTGAGCTGATTCATTTAACCGGCGGTTTATGGTTTAATAAATCTGTTGAACTGATTATTTTCAGAAACCAGTTGGTCGATCGTAGCGCCAGTCAAATACTGAATCTCCATCAATATGCGAATGATATCGTAAAAAAGCCCATCACCGTAATGGATACGCTGGAGCTTACCAGAGCATTAAGCACGTTGGATCTTGCGCCCTCGCGGATTGATATCGGTCGCATGACCTCCGAGTGGTTGAGCGAAAAAGAAAGTTATGGTAACGATCCGAAAAATTTATTGAAGGTAAAATTGGAAGTTTCATTGGCAAGGATCGCAAAAAAATGATCCCTCGTGATGTAATTTTATACGGTTTCGGTCGAATTGGCCGTATCCTCGCTCGTGAGTTAGTAGGTCAGGCCGGAAAAGGGGAACAGTTACGTCTTCGCGCTATCGTTGTCAGAAAAAGATCAGATGACGATCTTTCCAAACGTGCTGAACTGTTGAGAAATGATTCTGTGCATGGTCCATTCCCCGGAACCGTCATTGAAGATGCTGAAAAGAATGCCTTAATTGTGAATGGCCATACCATCTATGTGATCGACGCCAAAAACCCTGAAGATGTGGATTATTCTGCATATGGGATCACTAATGCCTTGTTGATTGACAATACCGGCGTTTCCCGTGACCGTGAAGGACTGAGCAAACATCTCAAAGCAAAGGGTGTGACCAAAGTATTGCTCACTGCTCCGGGCAAAGGTGATATTCCTAATGTAGTATACGGTGTCAATGAAAAAGATCATACAGAGAACGAAACTATTTTCTCCGCTGCCTCTTGTACAACCAATGCCATCGTTCCTGTTCTTGCTGTCATTGAGAAGTCATTAGGTGTTGAAAGAGGTCATATCGAAACGATTCACTCGTATACCAATGACCAGAATTTATTGGATAACTATCATAGTAAATATCGTCGTGGCCGTAGTGCTGCCATGAATATGGTGATTACTGAAACCGGTGCGGATAAGGCCGTAGCAAAAGTGCTTCCTGTGCTTGCAGGTAAACTTACGGGAAATGCTGTAAGGGTGCCCACCCCTGATGTTTCTCTTGCTATCCTGAATCTTACCTTGAAAAAGGAAGTAAATAAAGAGGAAGTAAATGATATTTTGAAAGATGGAGCTTTGCGCGGAAATCTTATAGAACAGATTCAATATTCCAATTCAAACGAGTTGGTATCTTCTGATCTGATCGGAAACCCATGCGCATCTATTGTTGATTCTCCGGCAACTATCGTTTCAAAAGATAAAAAGAGCATTGTACTGTATGTATGGTATGATAATGAATATGGCTATAGCCGTCAGGTAGTCAGATTTGCGAAATACCTCGCGGATGTAATTCGTTTGACTTACTATTAATAGAACGAACATTCCAATTCAACAAAGATAAGGTTGCCTTAGAACAGGTCACCTTTTTTTTATTTCATAGAAACTGATTTAACGGCTTCATCTAAAATTGAAAAATCACTTCCACCAAACTGCTTAATCCCCTAAATAGGACTTTAATATTTTGCTTTTATTTTTATGTCGAAGTCTCCGCAATGCTTTTTCCTTAATTTGTCGCACACGTTCACGTGTCAGATCAAACTTAGATCCGATTTCTTCCAAAGTTAAACCATGACCCAAACCTATTCCGAAGAATAAAATTAACACTTCCCGTTCTCTCTCAGACAACGTACTCAAGGACCGGTCGATTTCCTTCCGGAGAGAATCGTTGATCAGTTGAATATCTGCACGGGGAGATTCGGTATTTTCAATAACATCCAGCAAGGTATTTTCTTCTCCTTGTACAAAAGGCGCATCCATGGAAACATGCCGGCCGGAAATTCTCAAGGCATCAGTAATTTTATCAATAGGAAGGTCCGTCAATATGGCAATTTCTTCATAAGAAGGTTCGCGTTCAAACTCCTGCTCCAGTTTGCTGAAGGCCTTACTGATTCTGCTCAGAGATCCTACCTGATTTAATGGAAGCCGGACAATCCGGGCCTGCTCTGCGATCGCCTGTAGAATACTTTGTCTGATCCACCAGACTGCATACGAAATAAATTTAAAACCTTTGGTTTCATCAAATCGCTTGGCCGCTTTTATCAGTCCCAGGTTTCCTTCATTAATAAGATCAGGTAAACTTAAACCCTGACTCTGATACTGTTTGGCAACGGAAACCACAAATCGAAGGTTTGCGCGAGTCATTTTATCCAAAGCAGTACTGTCACCATCACGGATAAGTCGCGCAAGGCGTACCTCTTCTTCCGATGTTATCATCGGCTCCTTACCAATTTCAGCAAGGTACTTCTCCAGAGAAGCACTCTCACGATTGGTGATTGATTTACTTATTTTCAGTTGACGCATAGTAGTGGAATGTCATTTCTGAAAATGCTTCGGCTTTGTGTAAAACAAATATAGAATTTAAAAAGTTGAATTACCAAAATATTCATGAAATAAAAAAGGATGTCGGTTAAACATCCTTTTTCTTACTTTTTTGATCTGCACAAATTACATGCCGAAACCATAATAGGCTTTCATGCCATTGGGATAAGCACCTTCAATCAGTACTCCACCTTTTTTTGATTCCAGATATTCCGTAACTTCTTTCGCTGATCTGACTTTTCTATTGTCAATAGCGGTAATGATAAAGCCATCTTTTAAGCCCGCGCTTTTTAATTTTCCGGTTTGTAATTCTTTCACCTTCACGCCAGACTCAACACCAAGCTTACTCAATTCTGCTTCACTTGCATTCTCCAGCACAGCTCCTAACAAATTGATGGCTTCGTTTTTTGTCACTTCCGTGTTTCCATCTTTGTTTCGTAAAATGACTGGTATGATTTTCTCACTATTATTTCGGAGTACCGTTACCATAATTTTATCACCGGGTCTGAATCTTCCAACCTGTTCCTGAAGTTCCGGAGAACTTTTGATCTCAAACCCATTGATGGATTTAATAATGTCACCTACCTTCAGACCGGCAACAGCTGCCGCACCGCCTTCAGTAAGCCCATTCACATAAACGCCATTTAAGGTGTTTACTTCCTTTTCTTTAGCAAAATCAGCATCAATATCCCGTATGCTGACACCAATGAAACCTCGCTGAACGATGCCAAACTCCATGAGATCCTTCACCACCTTTTTAACAATATTGACAGGGATGGCAAAAGAATATCCGGAATAGGAACCCGTGTTTGAAGCGATGGCTGCATTAATTCCTATTAATTCGCCATTCAGGTTGACTAATGCTCCGCCGGAGTTTCCGGGGTTTACTGCAGCATCGGTTTGAATAAAGGACTCGATTGGAAATCTCTGGTCAGGTAGGATATTGATGTTTCTGGCTTTTGCACTGACTATTCCTGCCGTTACCGTTGATGTTAAATTGAAAGGATTGCCCACTGCAAGGACCCATTCTCCTACGCGAACCTGATCAGAATTTCCTAATGCAATATGTGGAAGTTTTTTAGCATCCACCTTTAATAAGGCCAGATCAGTTGATGGATCAGTTCCGATGACTTTCGCTACAAATGTTTCCTTGTCATTCAGTGTAATGGAAACCTCTGATCCATTCTCGATCACGTGGTTGTTGGTGACTACATAACCATCTTCAGAGATGATGACACCCGAGCCGGTCGATTGTTGCTGTGGCATCTGCCTGGGTGCGGGATTTCCCAAAAAAGTTGAATGGGTCGAGAAATTGTCCGGAGTTTCCTTGTTGTGCTGCATATTTAGTAGTGACATGCACCACCACGGGGACAGTAGTTTCAGCAGAAGCTGTAAAATCAACCGGTACACCGGAAGATCCCGTATAAGAAACTGCACGAACAGGAACTGAAGAATTGAATCTATCCCCATTATCTGAAATTTCGGAATGAAACAGGTTGTTATTAATTCCTGCACCGATCATTCCGCCTACGATGGCTAATGTAAAGATGGCTACGGTTTTTTTGATTGCTCTCATATGGCTAATGTATTTTATTTGATGCCTGTAACAATATACGTTGGAAAGCCAAAATTATTTTTGAAATGATGAATCAAAAATGAATTTAACCTTCTTTTAACCAAGAACAAACCGAAGTTGAAAAAGATAAAATTAAATCCATAGGCTCTAAGCTCCATTATTTTATTGTTTTCGTTATTTTTACATCAATGGAAATGGAATTCTACAAATACCAGGGTACCGGAAATGATTTTATTGTTGTTGATGGAATTCAATATTCTGCCCAACTGTCTATTGCTCAAATTCAAAAGTGTTGTGACCGACGTTTTGGAATTGGTGCGGATGGTCTGATTGTTCTTAAATCACATCCGGAATTTGATTTCGAAATGGAATATTATAATGCAGATGGACACCCGGGTTCTATGTGTGGAAACGGTGGTCGATGTATCGTTCATTTTGCTTTTAGCAAAGGATATGTAAAAGAGCAATGCCGGTTTTTGGCGGTGGATGGTATTCATGAGGCTATTCTGCTCCGGAATGGAAATATTTCCTTAGAGATGAAAGATGTGAAGGGGATACAAACCGTAAATAGCGACTTCTTCCTGAATACAGGATCCCCACATCATATCAGATTTGTGAAGGACATTGAGAATTTTAATGTGTTTACGGAAGGAAAAACAATTAGGAATAATGAGAGATATAAGAAGGAAGGAACGAATGTGAATTTCGCTGAGTGGATAGGAGACCGGTTGTTTGTCAGAACGTATGAAAGAGGTGTGGAAGAGGAAACCCTGAGTTGTGGAACAGGGGTTACTGCTGCAGCCATCGTTGCGGGAAACATTGGAAATAATGAAAAATCAAATAAAATAAATATTAAAACCAGGGGTGGAGATCTTGCCGTAAGCTATACCGTAAACGATACCGGTTTTTCTGATATTCGGTTAGAAGGTCCTGCTACATTCGTTTATAAAGGGATAATTGAGCTATGATAAGAGGAAATAGTGTATTGCTACGCGCATTGGAACCGAAGGATGTGGACCTGATGATGATTTATGAAAATGACGCAGAAATCTGGCCGGTGAGCGGAACTTTTGCACCTTATTCCAGATACACGCTGGAACAGTATTATAAAAATGCTACTCAAGACATCTATACTTCCAAGCAATTACGTCTGGCCATTGAATTGATTGTTGAATTACCGGGTGCAGGAGCTACAATCGGCTATATCGATTTATTTGATTTCGATCCTCAACATAGAAGGGCAGGGGTAGGGATCCTGATCGGTAACAGAGAGTACCGGAACAAAGGATTGGCAACCGAAGCTTTATCCATGTTAGTCAAGCATAGTTTTAACACGTTGAATCTGCACCAACTGTATTGTCATATCGACAATAGTAATGAACATAGTTTGCGGTTGTTTTCTAAAGTCGGTTTCAGAACATGTGGTTCGCTGCGTGACTGGATCGTATATGAAGGAAAGTGGCATAGTGTATCTCTGCTACAACTGATAAGACCCACGGTAATTATTTAATGAGTAACACTTTAATTAAATACTTTTTTGCAGTCTCCTGCTGTGCTTTTATTGCATTTTCAAACTGGAATTGCGGTATTTCATCGCAGCAAACACCTGAACAAATTGCGCTGGCCAGAACTGAATATGCCGGATTGTCCGATACAGCGCGCTATGTGGGAATGAATACCTGCAAAGGTTGTCATACTGAAGTGCATGCCTCTTTTATCCATACCGGAATGGGAAAATCTTTTGATACAGCCAGTCAAAATAAAACGTCGCCCGATTTTACTAATCATACGGTCGTGTATGATGAACACCTGAACATGCATTATCATGCCTATTGGCAGGAGGGCAAATTATTCTTTAACGAATTCAGAGGAAACACTAAGGATACCGCTTATAGCAGAACAGAACAGGTAAAATATATTGTGGGTTCCGGACAGCATACCAACTCTCATATGTGGGAAAGTAACGGTTATCTCTTCCAGGCACCCATGACCTTTTATACTCAGAAAGGCAAATGGGATCTGCCTCCCGGTTTTGAGAACGGTGCTAATTCTCGTTTTAACAGAATCATAGGTCTAGAATGTATGACTTGTCATAATGGCTATCCGGAATTCGTTGCCGGTTCTGAAAATAAATTCACTAAAGTTCAAAATGGGATCGATTGTGAAAGATGTCATGGTCCGGGAAGTATTCATGTGCAGGAGAAATCAATGGGTATCCTTATCGATACCGCTAAAAGGATAGACTATTCTATTGTAAACCCTTCAAAACTTCCCATTGATTTGCAGTTTGATGTCTGCCAGAGATGTCATGTACAAGGCAATACTGTTCTGAATGAAGGGAAATCATTTTTTGATTTCAAACCGGGGATGCGTTTATCAGATGTGATGTATGTATTTATGCCTGTTTACAAGGGGAAAGAAAATGAACATATCATGGCATCTCATGTGGAGCGGCTCAAGATGAGTAAATGTTTCATCACCACTACCCGTCGTTTACAAGCTGAAGGAGGTGGAAAAACTACGGGATTAAAACCCTTTAAGAATGGACTCACCTGTATTACTTGTCACAATCCTCATATCAGTGTGAAAGAAACCGGTGATGATCATTTTAACAGTACTTGCAAGTCCTGTCATGCAGTGGGCAAGGAACATCTCTGCTCTAAGAATTCAAACTCTGCAATGAAAGGTGGAAAGGATGATTGCGTCAGTTGTCATATGCCGGTACAAGGCACATTGGATATACCTCACGTGAGTGTGCACGATCACCGGATAGCAATACATCAGGAAGTGAAAGAAGTGGAGAAGATGAAAACCTTTATTGGCATCAATTGCCTGAATGATTCCAATCCTCCTGATAAAATTATTGCACAGGCCTATATTAATTATGTAGAGAAGTTCGGTATGGAGAAAACCTTACTCGACTCTGCACTGTCTAATTTAAAA from Bacteroidota bacterium harbors:
- a CDS encoding T9SS type A sorting domain-containing protein, with translation MMKKLLTCGLVLTLSVNAMAQQLSPGVGLSGFSATQKGQLVNGETKTTPSNNPKPAVVRKKTGIPSTQAVTVIDIGNSGNAFGTAFGAKTTLFAHPVVNCVSMVYRSSPTVTGDATSGFLRYGYSSDAGATWSANQGPIYSATAPLFNARYPQGMIYNAVGNTTPANAFVSYFAPSLAGLNVGWGGLVHGSSALTGGGTPTSTEDTSTSYLIPDGGALNTDDNSFWTSTGYIDAAGGYNGNILLAKGVWNAGDYSYTYNSVAAPFDLRDAGGAPQLTATSIAWGTGGTGYVALLGHESYTVDPDSFLYPTIFKTTDNGATWNKVAALDMFSFETFFQFDTSVTGYTCAFEIDMAVDANNNAHIFVAVGPQATSPFSINSGTGNWGVFDIFTTDGGTTWSAEALGLPLTFRGEFTDGTNNLAEDSRPQIARTLDGTKLFFVWFDTDTTLTPGLQDNVLPNAICRAFNVTTGLWTSEINLTAGSNADGACLFGNVSPFTLDGATAGCYKIPVSYLEVPINIGVDINHKYLDGLEVCDPAFTEASASFPVANYVTSSINENTVTTSFTLGQNFPNPFNGSTQFNLNLVKSSTVTVEVYSIVGKLLMTNTYDNLQTGLNTLSIDGSDLASGIYTYTVIVGSEKATRTMIVK
- a CDS encoding polysaccharide biosynthesis C-terminal domain-containing protein, with translation MNIRDIGSYESLIFFSGAVSFFWVSGLLNGLLSSYNKSIEAGNQSHLFNTACSLYLLNSLLLLFLLIFNQTAQRLLPDEAVDYYPLMLLYIFLNNPTFLIEHLLLLTNRTIGLLKYGLINLIAYVSAVVAPVYLGYGLEYSFYCLIVLAVVKNIVLHRLLTGCSQLQLNFKMIFDQILFSLPLIFSLLISGSAEYVDGLLVSTHFGSDAFAIFRYGAKELPLAVLLSGAISNALVPKLAAARFDKAGLNQLKKESGRLMHLLYPITIVLLLTSNYFYPIVFRAEFSSSAVIFNTYLLLLISRVVFPQTLVIAAGKNNVIFKIALVEITVNILVSYFLMLKLGIIGIAIGTLAAFIAEKCCLAIYVHVKMKIPISEYLQWKTWLFYSCLLVTVFFFHYFSTHH
- the cadA gene encoding cadmium-translocating P-type ATPase codes for the protein MEKVVLKVGGMTCSSCAQGIARHLEKKGMTNVHIDYESGVLELDTVSGIGIDQIVTAINSLGYSAGKEGEEKKISKISEIVASLDFRFGCCLLLTLPLFLHMFVDWHFLHLPLVQFILATPVMLIGLLHFGRSAWGSLKSGSPNMDVLITLGSSAAYIYSCFGWYLHFGDVKAADYLFFETSATIITLLLLGNIIERRSLKKTQSALEALIRIQPQTARIIENALTAHETTREIAAAYLRVNDLILINTGEKIPADGVIYEGKAAIDQSMMTGESMPVEKTVDELVMSGTILQSGHIKVLVQQAGSETILSRMIETVKKSALQKPEIQRIGDQVSAWFVPIVIVISVITFLVSFFYLDLTASESLLRSIAVLVISCPCAMGLATPTAVAVGIGRSAKNGILVKGGETMERLQQIDTIVFDKTGTLTEGKISIKKINFLADKSLVGYLMGTLEQYSTHPLAATLSKHFSAVKAPYPILFSEIKEIPGSGIKAVDKEGNIYKAGSAQFTGMENGKEQHQVYLTQNNELLAEIDFEDVVRPDARELVQYFKQNGINTVLLSGDRKHICDRLAKELEIEMVYAEKLPHEKEAVIRDLQLRSKVAMVGDGINDASSLAVASVGIAMNSGTEIAKQTAEIVLVGKGELKALIQIHLMSKHTIRTIRQNLFWALLYNIVAIPMAAAGLLSPMLASLSMAFSDVIVIGNSLRLRFKKLQELR
- a CDS encoding RNA polymerase sigma factor RpoD/SigA, with amino-acid sequence MRQLKISKSITNRESASLEKYLAEIGKEPMITSEEEVRLARLIRDGDSTALDKMTRANLRFVVSVAKQYQSQGLSLPDLINEGNLGLIKAAKRFDETKGFKFISYAVWWIRQSILQAIAEQARIVRLPLNQVGSLSRISKAFSKLEQEFEREPSYEEIAILTDLPIDKITDALRISGRHVSMDAPFVQGEENTLLDVIENTESPRADIQLINDSLRKEIDRSLSTLSEREREVLILFFGIGLGHGLTLEEIGSKFDLTRERVRQIKEKALRRLRHKNKSKILKSYLGD
- a CDS encoding Do family serine endopeptidase, whose amino-acid sequence is MGNPAPRQMPQQQSTGSGVIISEDGYVVTNNHVIENGSEVSITLNDKETFVAKVIGTDPSTDLALLKVDAKKLPHIALGNSDQVRVGEWVLAVGNPFNLTSTVTAGIVSAKARNINILPDQRFPIESFIQTDAAVNPGNSGGALVNLNGELIGINAAIASNTGSYSGYSFAIPVNIVKKVVKDLMEFGIVQRGFIGVSIRDIDADFAKEKEVNTLNGVYVNGLTEGGAAAVAGLKVGDIIKSINGFEIKSSPELQEQVGRFRPGDKIMVTVLRNNSEKIIPVILRNKDGNTEVTKNEAINLLGAVLENASEAELSKLGVESGVKVKELQTGKLKSAGLKDGFIITAIDNRKVRSAKEVTEYLESKKGGVLIEGAYPNGMKAYYGFGM